A section of the Mesobacillus jeotgali genome encodes:
- a CDS encoding MerR family transcriptional regulator, giving the protein MMTDTQFLKAYTIKEVSKKINVPSGTIRQWEKDLAGLLIVPRTKQGARFYTDMEIEQLMKIKQMRDKNLSKEMIRELLQRHVDTNQVPVQESQDNTLAVSTAMPALSESNSTSDYGAFMKAMELYKDSLIEEVKSEIRNGIRKEVLEEVKKEISKGTFTTVKTLSDSIYKTGQRTNEHIMELSETVTKNSEDSSERLGTISSELTNVSKGTSEIHANLAKVSRGTTEMFSKLSDRVSMASQGTSEKIAQLTESIHKSSKGTTDKITKLTESVAKVSKGTSEKINSLSGSISNVSKGTSERIATLTSSLTKSSKGTTDKITKLETTVNKLSTGTSKELSLLAKRLNETTETVSEEFKILADYVSDSRETTNQELANLNQVISQERDYFIKTLQSERDELRQEIRQRDEMFKDMVDNFRETAASKQSKRNWWKVWQ; this is encoded by the coding sequence ATGATGACTGACACTCAATTCTTGAAGGCATATACAATTAAAGAGGTGTCCAAGAAAATTAATGTACCGTCTGGAACCATCAGACAATGGGAAAAAGATCTTGCCGGCTTATTGATTGTTCCCAGGACGAAACAGGGAGCCAGGTTTTACACGGATATGGAAATTGAACAATTGATGAAAATAAAACAAATGCGGGATAAGAATTTAAGTAAAGAAATGATCAGGGAGCTTTTACAGCGGCATGTTGACACAAACCAGGTTCCTGTACAGGAATCACAGGATAATACCCTTGCTGTTAGTACGGCGATGCCTGCACTGTCCGAATCAAACAGTACCAGCGATTATGGTGCTTTCATGAAGGCAATGGAGCTATATAAGGATTCGCTGATTGAAGAAGTTAAGTCTGAAATCAGAAATGGCATTCGAAAAGAAGTGCTTGAAGAAGTAAAAAAAGAAATCTCTAAAGGAACTTTTACAACTGTTAAAACACTGTCTGATTCCATTTATAAAACAGGCCAACGAACCAACGAGCATATCATGGAATTATCAGAAACGGTGACAAAAAATTCGGAAGATAGTTCCGAACGGCTCGGAACGATTTCATCAGAGCTTACGAATGTTTCGAAAGGCACTTCCGAAATCCATGCGAATCTAGCGAAGGTTTCCAGGGGAACAACCGAAATGTTCAGTAAGCTCTCTGATCGTGTGAGTATGGCTTCCCAGGGAACTTCTGAAAAAATAGCCCAGTTAACTGAGAGTATCCATAAGAGCTCAAAAGGAACAACTGATAAAATCACAAAGCTGACTGAAAGTGTTGCGAAGGTTTCGAAAGGTACTTCTGAAAAAATAAACTCCCTTTCAGGCAGTATCTCGAATGTTTCAAAAGGAACTTCTGAACGAATCGCAACCTTGACATCGAGTTTAACTAAGTCATCAAAAGGAACGACAGATAAAATAACCAAATTGGAAACTACTGTGAATAAACTTTCTACTGGAACTTCAAAAGAATTATCACTCTTGGCCAAACGACTGAATGAGACGACTGAAACGGTATCAGAGGAATTCAAAATTCTTGCGGACTATGTTTCGGACAGCAGAGAGACAACAAACCAGGAATTAGCAAATCTCAATCAAGTGATAAGTCAAGAACGTGATTATTTCATCAAAACCCTGCAAAGTGAAAGGGATGAGTTAAGGCAGGAAATCAGGCAGAGGGATGAAATGTTCAAGGATATGGTCGACAATTTCAGGGAAACCGCAGCCTCCAAACAATCCAAAAGAAATTGGTGGAAGGTCTGGCAGTAA
- a CDS encoding glycerophosphodiester phosphodiesterase: MGRIYRWLAIASLVIFTPLGLSTLAASPSITVQTKVMNISHRGASGHAPEHTFPSYEIGNLMNGDYIEVDLQMTKDGELIALHDETMDRTTGKKGYAKDFTLEEIKRLDAGSWFNEAFPEKANPAYKGLQVPTLREILDRFGPDSNFFIETKSPDVYPGMEEKLLSTLKEYELEGNIIIQSFSVESLRKIHDLDQSIPLIQLLSYYAPASISDSEVHKIREYAIGVGLHFTAVNPAYIKKITDSGLLIVPYTVNEKEDMEMLIDWGVNGMFTNYPDRLNEVIRARVEKRKNP, encoded by the coding sequence ATGGGCCGAATATATCGCTGGTTGGCAATTGCATCTTTGGTCATTTTCACACCGTTGGGCTTATCAACACTAGCGGCCAGTCCATCGATAACAGTGCAGACTAAGGTTATGAACATTTCACACCGTGGAGCCTCTGGTCATGCCCCTGAACATACTTTCCCTTCTTACGAGATCGGGAACTTGATGAATGGCGATTACATTGAAGTCGATCTGCAAATGACCAAGGATGGAGAACTGATTGCTCTTCATGATGAAACAATGGATAGGACAACAGGAAAAAAAGGATATGCAAAGGATTTTACTCTGGAAGAAATTAAACGGCTTGATGCAGGCAGCTGGTTTAATGAGGCATTCCCAGAAAAAGCGAATCCAGCATATAAAGGACTTCAAGTACCTACACTCCGCGAAATTCTCGATAGGTTCGGTCCTGATTCAAATTTCTTTATTGAAACAAAATCTCCGGATGTCTATCCAGGTATGGAAGAAAAGCTTCTCTCAACCCTGAAAGAATATGAACTTGAAGGAAATATCATCATCCAATCATTCAGTGTGGAAAGCTTGCGCAAGATTCATGACCTGGATCAATCGATTCCTTTGATACAATTACTATCCTACTATGCTCCAGCAAGTATTTCGGATAGTGAAGTTCATAAAATCAGGGAGTATGCTATTGGGGTGGGGCTGCATTTCACAGCGGTCAATCCTGCCTATATTAAAAAAATTACTGACTCCGGCTTATTAATTGTTCCGTATACAGTAAACGAAAAGGAAGATATGGAGATGCTAATCGATTGGGGTGTAAACGGCATGTTCACCAATTATCCTGATCGACTTAACGAAGTAATTAGAGCGAGAGTCGAAAAAAGAAAGAATCCATAG
- a CDS encoding pyridoxamine 5'-phosphate oxidase family protein translates to MKCRNHKRETRVLDYRIKSFEELRRLFGEPSELAKRKVISYIDQHCQNYIAQSPFLILSTSDNAGSCDSSPRGDSPGFVLVLDEKRIVIPDRPGNKRMDSLKNLLSNPHVGLLFLIPGMLETLRVNGKASLTLDPDILARMSAGGKNPLLGIVIEVEECFIQCGKALKRSELWIPESWADPDSLPSGAEILAAHSKLPGTTAEDIENRLADGYKNRLF, encoded by the coding sequence ATGAAATGCAGAAATCATAAAAGGGAGACTAGAGTATTGGACTATAGAATAAAAAGCTTTGAAGAATTAAGAAGGCTATTCGGTGAGCCAAGTGAACTCGCCAAACGAAAAGTAATTTCTTACATAGACCAGCATTGCCAAAACTACATAGCACAATCGCCATTTTTAATTTTATCTACCTCTGACAATGCCGGCAGCTGTGACTCTTCCCCCAGGGGTGATTCTCCGGGATTCGTATTGGTACTTGATGAAAAAAGGATCGTTATTCCAGACCGTCCAGGTAACAAGAGAATGGATTCCCTTAAAAATTTATTATCAAATCCACATGTAGGTTTGTTATTTCTTATACCTGGTATGTTAGAAACTTTGAGAGTGAATGGAAAGGCGAGCCTGACACTGGACCCTGACATACTTGCCAGGATGTCAGCTGGAGGCAAAAATCCATTACTGGGAATCGTAATAGAAGTAGAGGAATGCTTCATACAGTGCGGAAAGGCATTAAAACGTTCAGAGTTATGGATCCCCGAAAGCTGGGCAGATCCAGATTCACTGCCTTCTGGTGCTGAAATATTGGCGGCACATTCAAAATTGCCCGGCACTACTGCAGAAGATATAGAAAATAGGTTAGCAGATGGATATAAAAATAGATTGTTTTAA
- a CDS encoding DUF3231 family protein codes for MEDKTKISLTAAEMSIMWTQYLNDTVSICVLNYFLNNIDDKSVKETVQFALSASQKNISLSKEIFDAEGFPYPIGFTKKDVNVHAPRLFSDTFVLMYLRHMSILAMAANSAAIGLGTRPDVIALHKSVLKSAILLQDLTRELMLEQGTYIRPPFISIPDKADFVEKQKFLSGIKNRRRALTSVEITHLFMNVQTNQIGKALIMGFIQIAQNKEVKGYLQRGKKIAQKHVDLFSEILKDNDIPAPMFWDSAVTDTTTQIFSDKLIMFHVTAMIAAGLGNYGAAMAASPRKDIGIKYASLIPEIALYAEDGANIMINHSWLEEPPMADDRDQLSGQK; via the coding sequence ATGGAAGATAAGACGAAAATCAGTTTAACAGCTGCAGAGATGTCCATCATGTGGACGCAATATTTAAATGATACTGTTTCAATTTGTGTATTAAACTATTTCTTGAATAATATTGATGATAAGAGTGTGAAAGAAACAGTCCAATTTGCCCTCAGTGCTTCACAAAAAAACATATCCCTATCTAAAGAGATTTTCGATGCAGAAGGATTTCCATATCCAATCGGCTTTACCAAAAAAGATGTAAATGTACATGCTCCAAGACTTTTTTCAGATACCTTCGTTTTGATGTACCTAAGGCATATGTCCATTTTGGCGATGGCAGCTAATAGTGCCGCAATCGGCCTGGGAACGCGGCCGGATGTGATTGCTCTGCACAAGAGTGTGTTAAAATCCGCTATCCTACTCCAGGATTTGACCAGGGAATTAATGCTTGAACAAGGTACTTACATAAGGCCTCCATTTATCTCGATTCCCGATAAAGCAGATTTCGTGGAAAAGCAAAAGTTCCTATCAGGAATAAAAAATAGAAGAAGAGCTTTAACATCTGTAGAAATTACTCATCTTTTCATGAATGTACAGACCAATCAAATTGGCAAGGCGTTGATTATGGGGTTTATACAGATTGCCCAGAATAAAGAGGTTAAAGGATATTTACAGCGTGGGAAGAAAATAGCCCAAAAGCATGTGGATTTATTCAGTGAAATTTTAAAGGATAATGATATTCCGGCTCCGATGTTCTGGGATTCTGCTGTTACAGATACGACAACACAAATCTTTTCAGATAAGCTGATCATGTTCCATGTGACGGCCATGATTGCTGCTGGTTTAGGGAACTATGGTGCTGCCATGGCGGCGAGTCCCCGAAAGGATATAGGTATCAAGTATGCATCATTGATTCCGGAAATCGCATTATATGCGGAGGATGGGGCGAATATCATGATTAACCATTCATGGCTGGAAGAGCCGCCGATGGCAGATGACAGAGACCAGCTTTCGGGACAGAAATAA